The window ACCAGCTGTTCCTGAGCAATTTGGATCGCTCTCTTCACCATGTTCCCTGCATCCTTCGTTCGGATGCCCTCCCAGCCCTCACGTTGCACCACATCATAAAACCCTAGATCCTTGGCTAATTCATATTTAAAGCTTTCTGACATGATTCCTCTTCTGCGACTCATATTTGGAACCTCCTTAGAGTTTTGCTATAGTATGCCCAACCGGATGAGGTCCATTCAAATGCAAAAACAGACCCTCTGGGTCTGCTCATATAGGAATGCATTAAGCTAATGTTGGATGTAGGTGATACGAACCTGTCCATCGTCATTACATACGGTAACTTCAACGGATTCGGTAAGGATATCGGCGTAGCTGTACGACACTCGTTTAAAGGCGTGGGATTCTTGATCTAATTTCACAATAAACACAGAAGGGTAGGTTTCTTCTAAAACACCAGAACGCTCGACAGTCTTTCGACGGCCACCATTCGCTCTTAACATGATCTTCTGCCCAACGTGGGGCTCCAAACTGCGTTTGATCTCCAACAGCGCATTTTTTGCCATTGTCAACTACCACCTCTTTCCTAGTTAATTATAACTCATTCAGACAGGCATGTCAAACGCGGTCAAATATTATATCAGCACCACATTCCTGTTGTCAACGGCATTTTTGCTGAATTTTCGAAATCCCTCTCTTACAGGTTGTCTCCAAAGTTCGCAAATTATTCACACTTTTCCACTAAAAAAAGAACACTTACCCAGTCAGCCCCCTCCAAGGAGTCGAATGATAGGTAAGTGTTGATATTGTATACCATATGTTTTGTCGATTCATGTTGTTTTTACATGTACTATAGGAATATTTAAACATGATCTTCCGTATGTTTAATACCCGGAACTCCCATGCGATAGCTACCTTTCGTCTCTACCCCACCTAATCCATCCAAACCTGTCACCGTCAAATCAACGATATCAAGCATGGATATGGTATCCTTCACGGAAGTATACGACAACTTAGCAGCGATACAAAGCGGATCTAAGGCATGAATGAGGATACGAGCAGGAGAACTCGCAAAATTAGCTCCAGCTCGCAGTAAGGCCTCAAAATGAGACTGACAAGCACCAGCCACAATAATCATGGAGTCCCGATTACGCTCATATTGCCTAGCGATCTGAACAGCATTCACGAAGTTTTGTGAATTCTTATAGCTGGTCAGATTGCTCGGACCTCCACCTTTACGTTGTTTAAGTATTCCGTCATGACCGGTAATGACAACAATGTCCGGCTTAATTTGTGGAAGCAGCCTATGAAGAGCATCCGCCATTTGTGCTTCAGGAATATAAAACCCCTCGGCAGGTACACGCAATTCTCCATAGATCTGCATACTTTTACGTAAGTAAGTAGGATCGCCGTCTAAGTGCAGCACTTTGCCAGGCACTTCGAAGTAGGTTTTATTGGTATTTTGTTTATGGTTTATAGAGAGTTGGTTCTTCTCCTGCAGCTGCACCTGGGATACCGCCAGACGCCGGAGTGATTCCCGAAATTCGGGGTGAACTCGATCGCGGATGATCCATAACATCTGTCGGATTTGAAATGGTTAAATCAACTAACGGCGCATCCGCAAGCAGCCTATAATCTACCCCTCGCAGGATAGCCTTCAGCTGCTCTATGCGCTCAATCTTAAACATGACGTCTCCGCCATAGGATTTACGGGTTACAAAGTCTCCTTGCCTCATCGCACAAATCCCCTCCTATGGGGTATCCTATGGCGAGACTAGGCATTTGGTGCGGGTTATTTGCAGCCGTGCGCGCGAAGAGCAGACGACAAGCGCGCGAACTCTTCCATACTGAGCGTTTCGCCGCGACGCGAAGGCTCTATGTTAATGCTGAGCAGCAGCGCTTCCAGCTCAGGCTTGTTTTCCTTAGTGAAGAACCGCGCAGCTAGGTTATTGTAAAGGGTTTTGCGCCGCTGGACGAAGGACGCCCCAACGACGGCGAAGAAGAAGTCCACGTCCGCCACCTCGACCGGCGGGGTTTTGCGCACACGCAGCCGGATCACGGCGGAGTCGACATTCGGCTGCGGCACGAAGACGGTGCGCGGTACGATCGTGACAAGCTCCGGCTCGCAGTGGAACTGCACGGCAATGCTGAGGCTGCCGTAATCTTTGGTG is drawn from Paenibacillus sp. V4I7 and contains these coding sequences:
- the veg gene encoding biofilm formation stimulator Veg; translation: MAKNALLEIKRSLEPHVGQKIMLRANGGRRKTVERSGVLEETYPSVFIVKLDQESHAFKRVSYSYADILTESVEVTVCNDDGQVRITYIQH